The following proteins come from a genomic window of Achromobacter sp. AONIH1:
- a CDS encoding ABC transporter substrate-binding protein encodes MQSKTKKLLAALIAAGVVPAAHAADLKLGVAEALSGGAAQYGASIRNGFQLAADEINAAGGINGNKVVLVIEDEQGKKEEAINVFKKLIFKDNVLMVFGPTLSNSAQAADPIAQAAKTVVFGTSNTADGITSIGNYVFRNSVTEADVLPATISTVKAKTGLKNVAVLYGNDDVFTKSGYDNFKKALEDQKIPVTTTETFAKGDVDFKAQLTKIKGTNPDAIVLSALLAEGAPIMVQARQLGINLPVIGGNGMNSVKIFDLAPGGASNNLWIGSPWSIENKSAENVKFIDAYKAKFNGAPDQFAAQSYDAMYIVAQALKNTKISGDLPKDRTALRDALPSVQWTGATGAFKFRQANDRAGKPAGYDADQAPIVSVTKDGKYVIEK; translated from the coding sequence ATGCAATCGAAGACCAAGAAGCTGCTGGCCGCGCTGATCGCGGCCGGTGTCGTTCCGGCTGCCCACGCGGCCGACCTCAAGCTGGGCGTGGCCGAGGCCCTGTCGGGCGGCGCCGCCCAGTACGGCGCGTCGATCCGCAACGGCTTCCAGCTGGCTGCCGATGAAATCAACGCCGCCGGCGGCATCAACGGCAACAAGGTCGTGCTGGTGATCGAGGACGAACAGGGCAAGAAGGAAGAAGCCATCAACGTCTTCAAGAAGCTGATCTTCAAGGACAACGTCCTGATGGTCTTCGGCCCGACGCTGTCGAACTCGGCCCAGGCCGCCGACCCGATCGCCCAGGCCGCCAAGACGGTCGTCTTCGGCACCTCCAACACCGCCGATGGCATCACCTCCATCGGCAACTACGTGTTCCGCAACTCGGTCACCGAAGCCGACGTGCTGCCGGCCACCATCTCCACCGTCAAGGCCAAGACCGGCCTGAAGAACGTGGCGGTGCTCTACGGCAACGACGACGTCTTCACCAAGAGCGGCTACGACAACTTCAAGAAGGCCCTGGAAGACCAGAAGATCCCGGTCACCACGACCGAGACCTTCGCCAAGGGCGACGTGGACTTCAAGGCCCAGCTGACCAAGATCAAGGGCACCAACCCCGACGCCATCGTGCTGTCGGCCCTGCTGGCCGAAGGCGCCCCGATCATGGTGCAGGCCCGCCAGCTCGGCATCAACCTGCCGGTCATCGGCGGCAACGGCATGAACTCGGTCAAGATCTTCGACCTGGCTCCCGGCGGCGCGTCGAACAACCTGTGGATCGGCAGCCCCTGGTCCATCGAGAACAAGTCGGCCGAGAACGTGAAGTTCATCGACGCCTACAAGGCCAAGTTCAACGGCGCGCCCGACCAGTTCGCGGCCCAGTCGTACGACGCCATGTACATCGTCGCCCAGGCCCTGAAGAACACCAAGATCAGCGGCGACCTGCCCAAGGACCGCACGGCACTGCGCGACGCGCTGCCGTCGGTGCAGTGGACCGGCGCCACCGGCGCCTTCAAGTTCCGCCAGGCCAACGACCGCGCCGGCAAGCCCGCCGGCTACGACGCCGACCAGGCGCCGATCGTCAGCGTGACCAAGGACGGCAAGTACGTCATCGAGAAGTAA
- a CDS encoding branched-chain amino acid ABC transporter permease, with protein sequence MLEQQFVNALSLGCVYALFALGFTLVFGVLGVINLAHGAVFMVGAYAALTVVQNLALPLWAGLVAAFVVAGLTGVIIDYLVLKPLRKRNAPHLIPMIATIGVGIILNNAAQGIFGASNLRFPHGTVPEEVIEVAGLHLTVIELGIIFMSFALMAVLMFVMRRTQFGRALRAIAESPKAAWLLGINVEKLFITTSFAAAALGGVAGVLIGLYSNALFPLMGQPMLHKGIAVIILGGMGDIRGAMLGGLFLGFAEVLSVAYIGSTMRDAVAFGLLFLILLVRPQGLFGKVVQRKA encoded by the coding sequence ATGTTGGAACAACAATTCGTCAACGCCTTGTCGCTGGGCTGCGTCTACGCCCTGTTCGCGCTGGGCTTCACGCTGGTCTTCGGCGTGCTCGGGGTCATCAATCTGGCGCATGGCGCGGTTTTCATGGTGGGGGCCTACGCGGCGCTGACCGTGGTGCAGAACCTGGCCCTGCCGCTGTGGGCGGGACTGGTGGCGGCCTTCGTCGTCGCGGGCCTGACCGGCGTCATCATCGACTACCTGGTGCTCAAGCCGCTGCGCAAGCGCAACGCGCCTCACCTGATTCCCATGATCGCCACCATCGGCGTGGGCATCATCCTGAACAACGCCGCGCAGGGCATTTTCGGCGCCAGCAACCTGCGCTTCCCGCACGGCACCGTGCCCGAGGAAGTGATCGAGGTCGCCGGTCTGCACCTGACCGTGATCGAGCTGGGCATCATCTTCATGTCCTTCGCGCTGATGGCCGTGCTGATGTTCGTCATGCGCCGCACGCAGTTCGGCCGCGCGCTGCGCGCCATCGCCGAATCGCCCAAGGCCGCCTGGCTGCTGGGCATCAATGTTGAAAAACTGTTCATCACCACTTCGTTCGCCGCCGCGGCGCTGGGCGGCGTGGCCGGCGTGCTGATCGGGCTGTACTCGAACGCGCTCTTCCCGCTCATGGGCCAGCCCATGCTGCACAAGGGCATCGCGGTCATCATCCTGGGCGGCATGGGCGACATCCGCGGCGCCATGCTGGGCGGCCTGTTCCTGGGCTTCGCCGAGGTGCTGTCGGTGGCCTATATCGGCTCCACCATGCGCGATGCGGTGGCATTCGGCCTGCTGTTCCTGATCCTGCTGGTGCGTCCGCAGGGCCTGTTCGGCAAAGTGGTTCAACGCAAGGCGTAA
- a CDS encoding branched-chain amino acid ABC transporter permease yields MSGFENFWAIYGNLVLTLGTNALLALSIWLTLACGMLAMANAAFMGIGAYAAALLTMNYDASFPVALAGGMLAPALVAALIGLPTLRLSGVYLAMATLGFGEVVRVTVLNTESITGGALGLNGIPQLTQWWHVILAVVIVLFVLWRVRVSKIGRAFDAIRGDETAAGLMGIDVRANKMLAFVAGAMIAGLAGALNAHLTFFIGPNEYGFDRGVEILTMAILGGIGGLAGPVLGSFIITVLPEMLRGFADFRLVVNGVILVVIVLFLPQGIWDPARFKRWMRQGGKRHA; encoded by the coding sequence ATGAGCGGATTCGAAAATTTCTGGGCCATTTATGGCAACCTGGTGCTGACGCTGGGCACCAATGCCCTGCTGGCCCTGTCCATCTGGCTGACGCTGGCCTGCGGCATGCTGGCCATGGCCAATGCGGCCTTCATGGGCATCGGCGCCTACGCCGCCGCCTTGCTCACCATGAACTACGACGCCTCCTTCCCGGTGGCGCTGGCCGGCGGCATGCTGGCGCCGGCCCTGGTGGCGGCGCTGATCGGCCTGCCCACGCTGCGCTTGTCCGGGGTCTACCTGGCCATGGCGACGCTGGGTTTCGGCGAGGTGGTGCGCGTGACCGTGCTGAACACCGAGTCCATCACCGGCGGCGCGCTGGGCCTTAACGGCATCCCGCAGCTGACCCAGTGGTGGCACGTGATCCTGGCGGTCGTCATCGTGCTGTTCGTGCTGTGGCGCGTGCGCGTGTCCAAGATCGGCCGCGCCTTCGACGCCATCCGTGGCGACGAAACCGCCGCCGGTCTGATGGGCATCGACGTGCGCGCCAACAAGATGCTGGCATTCGTGGCGGGCGCCATGATCGCCGGCCTGGCGGGCGCGCTGAACGCTCACCTGACCTTTTTCATCGGACCCAACGAATACGGCTTCGACCGTGGCGTGGAAATCCTGACCATGGCGATCCTGGGCGGCATCGGCGGCCTGGCGGGCCCGGTGCTGGGCAGCTTCATCATCACGGTGCTGCCCGAGATGCTGCGCGGCTTCGCGGATTTCCGCCTGGTCGTCAATGGAGTGATCCTGGTGGTGATCGTGTTGTTCCTGCCGCAAGGCATCTGGGATCCGGCGCGCTTCAAGCGCTGGATGCGTCAGGGAGGCAAGCGCCATGCTTGA
- a CDS encoding ABC transporter ATP-binding protein: MLELSSVSKSFGGLHVLHDVNLSVPQGSIYGLIGPNGAGKTTVFNLITGLLPPSGGAITFNGDSLLRRAPHQITRMGIARTFQNIRLFKEMTLLENVVVGAYRHMNYGFPSLLLGLPGFREHEKRARERAHELLTWMRLDHKANDLADNLSYGEQRRLELARALATEPKLLLLDEPVAGMNTGERAELMREILAIRERGYTILMIEHDMRFVMGLCEQIAVLNFGKIIACGGPEEIRNNEQVIEAYLGREDDEDAEHAEAAK, translated from the coding sequence ATGCTTGAGCTTTCCTCCGTCTCCAAGAGCTTTGGCGGCCTGCATGTGCTGCATGACGTCAATCTGTCCGTGCCCCAGGGCAGCATCTACGGCCTGATCGGCCCGAACGGCGCCGGCAAGACCACGGTGTTCAACCTGATCACCGGCCTGCTGCCGCCCAGCGGCGGCGCCATCACGTTCAACGGCGACAGCCTGCTGCGGCGCGCGCCGCACCAGATCACGCGCATGGGCATCGCCCGCACGTTCCAGAACATTCGCCTGTTCAAGGAGATGACGCTGCTGGAAAACGTGGTGGTCGGCGCCTACCGCCACATGAACTACGGCTTCCCCAGCCTGCTGCTGGGCCTGCCGGGATTCCGCGAGCACGAGAAGCGGGCCCGCGAACGCGCCCACGAGCTGCTGACCTGGATGCGCCTGGACCACAAGGCCAATGACCTGGCTGACAATCTGTCCTACGGCGAACAGCGCCGGCTGGAGCTGGCGCGCGCGCTGGCCACCGAGCCCAAGCTGCTGTTGCTGGACGAGCCGGTCGCGGGCATGAACACCGGCGAGCGCGCCGAGCTCATGCGCGAGATCCTGGCGATCCGCGAACGCGGCTACACCATTCTCATGATCGAGCACGACATGCGCTTCGTCATGGGCCTGTGCGAACAGATCGCGGTGCTGAACTTCGGCAAGATCATCGCCTGCGGCGGGCCTGAAGAGATCCGCAACAACGAGCAGGTCATCGAGGCCTACCTGGGCCGCGAAGACGATGAAGACGCCGAACACGCGGAGGCCGCAAAATGA
- a CDS encoding ABC transporter ATP-binding protein — MSAMLEVRGLEVNYGHIEAVRGIDLDLNAKEITALVGANGAGKSTTLLALSGLLPKASGRISFEGEDITNLPPHQLVARGIVQVPEGRAILTTMTVLENLELGAYRRGLKNVGSDLEYVFNLFPRLKERINGMAGNLSGGEQQMLAIGRALMAKPRLLLLDEPSMGLAPIVVQEIFRSLRAINADGLTLFLVEQNVRQALKIAQHGYVLENGAMALSGTGRELLGHPRVLEAYLGA; from the coding sequence ATGAGCGCAATGCTGGAAGTCCGCGGACTCGAGGTCAACTACGGCCATATCGAAGCCGTCCGCGGCATCGACCTGGACCTGAACGCCAAGGAAATCACCGCCCTGGTCGGCGCCAACGGCGCCGGCAAGTCCACCACGCTGCTGGCGCTGTCCGGGCTGCTGCCCAAGGCGAGCGGCCGCATCAGCTTCGAGGGCGAGGACATCACCAACCTGCCGCCGCACCAGCTGGTCGCGCGCGGCATCGTGCAGGTGCCGGAAGGCCGGGCCATCCTCACCACCATGACGGTGCTGGAAAACCTGGAGCTGGGCGCCTACCGCCGCGGCCTGAAGAACGTGGGCTCGGATCTGGAGTATGTCTTCAATCTGTTCCCGCGCCTGAAGGAGCGGATCAACGGCATGGCCGGCAACCTGTCCGGCGGCGAGCAGCAGATGCTGGCCATCGGCCGCGCGTTGATGGCCAAGCCGCGCCTGTTGCTGCTGGACGAGCCGTCGATGGGCCTGGCGCCCATCGTGGTGCAGGAGATATTCCGTTCGCTGCGCGCCATCAACGCCGACGGCCTGACCCTGTTCCTGGTCGAGCAGAACGTGCGCCAGGCGCTGAAGATCGCCCAGCACGGCTATGTGCTGGAAAACGGCGCCATGGCGCTGAGCGGCACCGGCCGCGAGCTGCTGGGCCATCCTCGGGTGCTGGAAGCCTATCTGGGCGCCTGA
- the rplM gene encoding 50S ribosomal protein L13 produces the protein MKTFVAKPHEVQRDWFVIDAKGKVLGRVASEVARRLRGKHKPEFTPHVDTGDYIVIINASDIVVTGTKAKDKKYFRHTTYPGGIRETNFEKMQERFPGRAIQKAVKGMLPKGPLGYAMIKKLKVYAGAEHPHTAQQPKTLDI, from the coding sequence ATGAAGACCTTTGTGGCCAAGCCGCATGAAGTCCAACGTGACTGGTTTGTGATCGACGCCAAGGGCAAAGTCCTCGGTCGTGTGGCCAGCGAAGTCGCACGTCGTCTGCGTGGCAAGCACAAACCTGAATTCACGCCGCACGTTGATACTGGCGATTACATCGTCATCATCAACGCTTCCGATATCGTCGTTACCGGCACGAAGGCGAAGGACAAGAAGTACTTCCGCCACACCACGTACCCGGGCGGTATCCGCGAAACGAACTTCGAGAAAATGCAAGAGCGTTTTCCCGGCCGCGCCATCCAGAAGGCTGTCAAGGGCATGCTGCCCAAGGGTCCGCTGGGCTACGCGATGATCAAGAAACTGAAGGTGTACGCCGGTGCCGAGCACCCGCACACCGCCCAGCAGCCCAAGACGCTGGATATCTAA
- the rpsI gene encoding 30S ribosomal protein S9, translated as MIGNWNYGTGRRKTSVARVFIKKGTGKIVVNGKPVDEFFARETGRMVVRQPLELTGHLESFDIKVNVHGGGETGQAGAVRHGITRALIDYDATLKPALSQAGFVTRDAREVERKKVGFRKARRRKQFSKR; from the coding sequence ATGATCGGTAACTGGAACTACGGAACCGGCCGTCGCAAAACCTCGGTGGCTCGCGTTTTCATCAAGAAGGGCACCGGCAAGATCGTCGTCAACGGCAAGCCCGTCGACGAGTTCTTCGCTCGTGAAACCGGCCGCATGGTCGTGCGCCAGCCGCTGGAACTGACCGGCCACCTGGAATCGTTCGACATCAAGGTCAATGTGCACGGCGGCGGTGAAACCGGCCAGGCCGGCGCAGTCCGTCACGGCATCACGCGTGCCCTGATCGACTACGACGCGACCCTGAAGCCCGCGCTGTCGCAAGCTGGTTTCGTGACCCGCGATGCCCGCGAAGTCGAACGCAAGAAGGTCGGCTTCCGCAAGGCCCGTCGTCGCAAGCAGTTCAGCAAGCGCTGA
- the argC gene encoding N-acetyl-gamma-glutamyl-phosphate reductase: MAQASNTRIKVGIVGGTGYTGVELLRLLSQHPNVELTAITSRKEDGLPVADMYPNLRGRVKIAFSAPEKASLTDCDVVFFATPHGVAMAQAPELIAAGTRVIDLAADFRLQDIPTFERWYKIPHTCPEVLAESQYGLVELNREAISKARVIGNPGCYPTTVLLGLAPLLEGGKKLIDAQTLIADCKSGVSGAGRKAEVGSLFSEASDNFKAYGVAGHRHHPEIVSQLEKIAGGKVGLTFVPHLVPMIRGMYSTLYARILPEARDTDFQALFEQRYADEAFVDVMPAGSLPETRSVRASNNLRIALSRPGNGDQLIVMVVQDNLVKGAAGQAVQNMNLMFGFAESTGLDQVAILP; encoded by the coding sequence ATGGCCCAAGCATCGAACACCCGTATCAAGGTTGGCATCGTCGGCGGCACCGGCTACACCGGCGTCGAGCTGCTGCGCCTGCTGTCGCAGCACCCGAATGTGGAATTGACCGCCATCACGTCCCGCAAGGAAGACGGGCTGCCGGTGGCCGATATGTACCCGAACCTGCGCGGCCGCGTGAAGATCGCTTTCTCCGCGCCCGAAAAGGCCTCGCTGACCGATTGCGACGTGGTGTTCTTCGCCACGCCCCATGGCGTGGCCATGGCGCAGGCGCCCGAGCTGATCGCCGCCGGCACCCGCGTGATCGACCTGGCCGCCGATTTCCGCCTGCAGGACATCCCCACGTTCGAGCGCTGGTACAAGATTCCCCATACCTGCCCGGAAGTGCTGGCCGAGTCCCAGTACGGCCTGGTCGAGCTGAACCGTGAAGCCATCTCCAAGGCCCGCGTGATCGGCAATCCGGGCTGCTACCCGACCACGGTGCTGCTGGGCCTGGCGCCGCTGCTGGAAGGCGGCAAGAAGCTGATCGACGCGCAGACCCTGATCGCGGACTGCAAGTCGGGCGTGTCCGGCGCGGGCCGCAAGGCGGAGGTGGGCTCGCTGTTCTCCGAGGCCTCCGACAACTTCAAGGCCTATGGCGTGGCGGGCCACCGCCATCATCCGGAAATCGTTTCGCAGCTGGAGAAGATCGCTGGCGGCAAGGTCGGCCTGACCTTCGTGCCGCACCTGGTGCCCATGATTCGCGGCATGTACTCCACCCTCTACGCCCGCATCCTGCCCGAGGCGCGCGACACGGACTTCCAGGCCCTGTTCGAGCAGCGTTATGCCGACGAGGCCTTTGTCGACGTGATGCCGGCCGGCAGCCTGCCGGAAACCCGCTCGGTGCGCGCGTCCAACAACCTGCGCATCGCGCTGTCGCGCCCGGGCAATGGCGACCAGCTGATCGTGATGGTGGTGCAGGACAACCTGGTCAAGGGCGCCGCCGGCCAGGCCGTGCAGAACATGAACCTGATGTTCGGCTTCGCGGAATCCACCGGCCTGGACCAGGTCGCGATCCTGCCCTGA
- a CDS encoding DUF6776 family protein codes for MSNDSPIASQSRRPRGLARVGIALALGVALGVAGTSLYVRHQARASVAAAASDPLPSSAQEEAMRQQRTLLRFTQGQLDAADGELVIERAARQELETQLRAAQAEVGRVRDQLAFYEQLLPPGPEGSVDIRGAQVERAGQGLRYKVLLMRSGRNGGAPFSGALRFQAVGTLKGETVTVELAPMQVKSETTPAPDGVAAGLALQFDQYQRSQGMLALPEGFVPESVTITVLEGDTVRATRSVKLEL; via the coding sequence ATGTCCAACGATTCTCCCATCGCTTCGCAATCGCGCCGTCCTCGCGGACTGGCGCGCGTCGGCATCGCGCTCGCGTTAGGCGTCGCGCTGGGCGTCGCGGGGACCAGTCTCTACGTCCGCCACCAGGCGCGCGCGAGCGTGGCGGCGGCTGCTTCGGATCCCCTGCCGAGCAGCGCGCAGGAAGAGGCGATGCGCCAGCAGCGCACGCTGCTGCGTTTCACCCAGGGCCAGCTGGACGCGGCCGATGGCGAACTGGTGATCGAGCGGGCCGCGCGGCAGGAGCTGGAAACGCAGTTGCGCGCCGCCCAGGCCGAGGTCGGCCGCGTGCGCGACCAGCTGGCGTTCTATGAGCAGCTGCTGCCGCCCGGGCCGGAAGGCTCGGTCGATATACGCGGCGCGCAGGTCGAGCGCGCCGGGCAGGGCCTGCGCTACAAGGTGCTGCTGATGCGCAGTGGTCGCAATGGTGGCGCACCGTTTTCGGGCGCGTTGCGCTTCCAGGCGGTCGGCACGCTCAAGGGCGAGACCGTGACCGTCGAGCTCGCGCCCATGCAGGTCAAGTCGGAAACGACGCCGGCGCCCGATGGTGTCGCCGCCGGACTGGCCTTGCAGTTCGACCAGTATCAACGCAGCCAGGGCATGCTGGCCTTGCCCGAGGGTTTTGTCCCCGAAAGCGTGACCATCACCGTGCTCGAAGGCGATACGGTGCGCGCGACCCGCAGCGTCAAGCTCGAACTTTGA
- the erpA gene encoding iron-sulfur cluster insertion protein ErpA, which yields MNAVTETVDLQAPPPAPLVFTDSAAAKVKDLLAEEGNPELKLRVFVQGGGCSGFQYGFTFDEVVNEDDTVLDKAGVQLLVDPMSFQYLVGAEIDYKEDIEGSQFVIRNPNASTTCGCGSSFSV from the coding sequence ATGAATGCAGTGACCGAAACCGTCGACCTGCAGGCCCCGCCGCCTGCTCCCCTGGTCTTTACCGACTCGGCGGCCGCCAAGGTCAAGGACCTGCTGGCCGAGGAAGGCAACCCCGAGCTGAAGCTGCGCGTCTTCGTGCAAGGCGGCGGCTGTTCGGGTTTCCAGTACGGCTTCACCTTTGATGAAGTCGTCAACGAAGACGACACCGTGCTCGACAAGGCTGGTGTGCAGCTGCTGGTCGACCCGATGAGCTTCCAGTATCTGGTCGGCGCCGAGATCGACTACAAGGAGGACATCGAGGGCTCGCAGTTCGTCATCCGCAATCCCAACGCCAGCACGACTTGCGGTTGCGGTTCCTCGTTCTCGGTCTGA
- a CDS encoding anhydro-N-acetylmuramic acid kinase, with product MSASGGPRDSQPGRLQAAGAAPARPAPGLYIGLMSGTSVDGVDGVLARLAHGQPPQVLASASLDMPSALRAELLSLNHAGADELARAALAANSLARLYADTAARLLDASGVAPRDVIAIGVHGQTVRHRPDSGYTVQLNAPALLAELSGIDVVADFRSRDVAAGGQGAPLVPPFHAAIFGAPRARAVLNLGGIANVTLLAPGTPVRGFDTGPANVLLDGWCQRHLNQPFDADGRWAASGQVLAPLLEALIAGEPWFALPPPKSTGRDLFNMRWLDDRLAACDGPRPAPEDVQATLQRLTARTVANAIDAAAAGVTEIYVCGGGARNGALMRELAYCLQRPVHPTDALGVPAQQVEALAFAWLAHRFTERRPAGLPDVTGARGPRILGALYPA from the coding sequence ATGAGCGCTTCCGGCGGCCCGCGCGATTCCCAGCCCGGCCGCCTCCAGGCGGCGGGCGCCGCGCCCGCCCGCCCCGCTCCCGGACTCTATATCGGCCTGATGTCGGGCACCAGCGTCGACGGTGTCGACGGCGTGCTGGCCCGGCTGGCCCACGGCCAGCCGCCGCAGGTGCTGGCCAGCGCCAGCCTGGACATGCCCTCCGCCCTGCGCGCCGAGCTGCTGTCGCTGAACCACGCCGGCGCCGACGAACTGGCGCGCGCCGCGCTGGCGGCCAATTCGCTGGCGCGTCTCTATGCCGACACAGCCGCCCGCCTGCTCGACGCATCCGGCGTCGCGCCGCGCGATGTAATCGCCATCGGCGTCCACGGACAAACCGTGCGCCACCGGCCCGACAGCGGCTATACCGTGCAATTGAACGCCCCGGCGCTCCTGGCCGAGCTGAGCGGCATCGACGTGGTGGCCGATTTCCGCAGCCGCGACGTGGCCGCCGGCGGCCAGGGCGCGCCGCTGGTGCCGCCCTTTCATGCGGCGATCTTCGGCGCGCCACGGGCGCGCGCGGTGCTGAACCTGGGCGGCATCGCCAACGTCACGCTGCTTGCGCCCGGCACGCCGGTGCGCGGCTTCGACACCGGCCCCGCCAATGTGCTGCTGGACGGATGGTGCCAGCGCCACCTGAACCAGCCCTTTGACGCCGACGGCCGCTGGGCGGCCAGCGGCCAGGTGCTGGCGCCGCTGCTCGAGGCGTTGATCGCGGGCGAACCCTGGTTCGCCCTGCCGCCACCCAAGTCCACCGGGCGCGATCTCTTCAACATGCGCTGGCTGGACGACCGGCTGGCGGCCTGCGACGGCCCGCGCCCGGCGCCTGAGGACGTGCAGGCCACATTGCAGCGCCTGACGGCCAGGACCGTGGCCAACGCCATTGACGCGGCCGCCGCTGGCGTGACCGAGATCTATGTCTGCGGCGGCGGCGCGCGCAACGGCGCGCTGATGCGCGAACTGGCGTACTGCCTGCAACGGCCCGTCCATCCGACCGATGCGCTCGGCGTGCCGGCCCAGCAGGTCGAGGCGCTGGCCTTCGCCTGGCTGGCGCACCGTTTTACGGAACGCCGCCCCGCCGGACTGCCCGACGTGACCGGCGCGCGCGGTCCGCGCATCCTGGGCGCGCTCTATCCGGCCTGA
- a CDS encoding M23 family metallopeptidase yields MNRGLHDIANRFKRKTAASLSPVEPKPRSGIVSRTLLVTAIGLFAGAAALGMVQHPDRSDIPSARIIQSILPLTAEQVEVSTPSAAPYISETRIRAGDTLAAVLQRLELDAPELQTFLTHDASARSIYKLYPGRSVQAATDEDGNLIWLRYIHTPGNETDGQVVTRMLHVAPAGNSYKAEEITESTDRQTRVAVGTIRSSLFGATDAAGIPDSVTLQMADILSAKIDFLRDLRQGDQFRVVYEVRSHDGRYAGAGRVLALEFINGEKTYNAVWFSPDGKSGSYYDFDGTSLRGAFLRTALKFSRISSTFGMRMHPIHKTWTGHKGVDYAAPSGTPIHSTADGTVEFSGWQNGYGNVVIVKHHGKYSTLYAHQSRIAEGITKGSKISQGQLLGYVGATGWATGPHLHYEFRVDNQPIDPLSVDLPVARTLEPAEIRAFKQAVAPYQQQIQLLTEFQQTLPDALTNVASR; encoded by the coding sequence ATGAATCGTGGCCTCCACGACATTGCGAACCGCTTCAAGCGCAAAACCGCAGCGTCGCTCTCGCCCGTCGAGCCCAAGCCGCGCTCCGGGATTGTCAGCCGCACGCTGCTGGTCACCGCGATCGGCCTGTTCGCCGGCGCTGCCGCGCTGGGCATGGTGCAGCATCCCGATCGCTCCGACATCCCCTCCGCCCGCATCATCCAGAGCATCCTGCCCCTGACCGCCGAACAGGTCGAAGTCAGCACGCCGAGCGCCGCGCCCTACATCAGCGAAACCCGCATCCGCGCGGGCGACACGCTGGCCGCGGTGCTGCAGCGCCTGGAACTGGACGCGCCGGAACTGCAAACCTTCCTCACCCACGACGCCAGCGCCCGCAGCATCTACAAGCTCTATCCGGGCCGCTCGGTCCAGGCGGCGACCGACGAAGACGGCAACCTGATCTGGCTGCGCTACATCCACACGCCCGGCAACGAGACCGACGGCCAGGTCGTCACCCGCATGCTGCACGTGGCCCCGGCCGGCAACAGCTACAAGGCCGAGGAAATCACCGAGAGCACCGATCGCCAGACCCGCGTCGCGGTCGGCACCATCCGCTCCTCGCTGTTCGGCGCCACCGATGCGGCCGGCATCCCCGATTCCGTCACGCTGCAGATGGCCGACATCCTCAGCGCCAAGATCGACTTCCTGCGCGACCTGCGGCAGGGCGACCAGTTCCGCGTGGTCTACGAAGTGCGCTCGCACGACGGCCGCTATGCCGGCGCCGGACGCGTGCTGGCGCTGGAGTTCATCAACGGCGAGAAGACCTACAACGCCGTCTGGTTCAGCCCCGACGGCAAGAGCGGCTCGTATTACGATTTCGACGGCACCAGCCTGCGCGGCGCCTTCCTTCGCACCGCCCTGAAGTTCAGCCGCATCAGCTCGACCTTCGGCATGCGCATGCACCCCATCCACAAGACCTGGACGGGGCACAAGGGCGTGGACTACGCCGCGCCGTCGGGCACGCCCATCCATTCCACGGCTGACGGCACGGTGGAATTCTCGGGCTGGCAGAACGGCTACGGCAACGTGGTCATCGTCAAGCACCACGGCAAGTACTCGACGCTGTACGCGCACCAGAGCCGCATCGCCGAAGGCATCACCAAGGGCTCCAAGATCTCCCAGGGCCAGCTGCTCGGCTACGTGGGCGCCACCGGCTGGGCCACGGGCCCGCACCTGCACTACGAATTCCGCGTGGACAACCAGCCCATCGACCCGCTGTCGGTGGACCTGCCCGTGGCCCGCACGCTGGAGCCCGCGGAAATCCGCGCCTTCAAGCAGGCCGTGGCGCCGTACCAGCAGCAGATCCAGCTGCTGACGGAATTCCAGCAGACCCTGCCCGACGCGCTGACCAACGTGGCCAGCCGCTGA